The following are from one region of the Syngnathus acus chromosome 10, fSynAcu1.2, whole genome shotgun sequence genome:
- the LOC119129719 gene encoding protocadherin-1-like isoform X2 — protein MAAPRRHFLLYLAAALLSWCNATPTDILYRVLEEQPPNTLVGSLASDQGLPDSGHLYKLEVGSPYLRVDGKTGDIYTTEISIDRETLRDCRNLFDDDKCYLEFEVSITDMVKGIGSGPRLIEGRIEVLDSNDNTPQFSSPILTLSIPENTHVGALFSIPMATDRDAASNGVAEYYLSTGPDAEQLFGLQVAVDTDEKVPQLVVKGNLDREKKDSYDLNIRVVDGGRPPRASSALLRVVVTDQNDNAPTFERNLYDAELAENSPLGHSVLQVRANDADTGTNGEIDYSLHQMSEALQRLLRIDRSTGIIYVKGMVDREEENILKFFVVAKDRGPNSKSSKVLVTVKVRDQNDNAPTIEIRGIGLVTHQDGIANISEDMPVGTAVALVQVSDRDEGENAVVTCVVAGDVPFQLQPLGESSNDRKRKYFLQTTTLLDYERVKDYRIEIVAVDSGNPALSSTNSLKVQVTDINDNTPIFSPAIVEVDFAEGNQPGDKVLQVLATDADSGSNAELVYSIVERSSTTLFEIDGSSGQIRVKNLLDREEIERYEFRVAAADKGVPSKTGTATVIINILDRNDNDPKFMLSGYSFSVIENMPPLNPVGVVTVTDIDKGDNARVKLFVEPDNGKFVIQNGTGNILSSISFDREKESTYTFQLKAVDAGDPPRSSYVGVTINVLDDNDNAPYVTTPANSSYTYLSPVTPLETLVAVVDAEDFDSGPNAELDYTITGGNPYGLFHISPTTGEITLAQKFTGKHNGLHRLVVQVRDKGKPRRHTTALVHVFVNDTKGNVSLVEALVGHSLYTPLDRDIAGDPNYALAQRSNILYGSLAGIAGVIMVIVAVVVIRHRLQQDAKSGYQAGKKESKDLYAPKQGPKNSKGKKSKKGKAPKPAKPLEDDEEASLQKGLKFNLINEAVSDSPRIHLPLNYPPGSPDLGRHYRSNSPLPSIQLQPQSPSASKKHQAVQDLPATNTFVGTGDNNSTGSDQYSDYSYKANPPKYSSKQLPHRRVTFSTANQAQDLQDASQHSYYDSGLDESETPSSKSSSGPRIGPLALPEDHYERTTPDGSIGEMEHPENGAASSSSQPERAAGLKRLP, from the exons ATGGCGGCCCCAAGGCGGCACTTCCTACTCTACCTGGCGGCGGCACTACTATCGTGGTGCAACGCCACCCCCACCGACATCCTTTACCGGGTCCTCGAGGAGCAGCCGCCCAACACCCTGGTGGGCAGCCTGGCGTCGGACCAGGGGCTCCCTGACAGCGGGCACCTGTACAAGCTAGAGGTGGGCTCTCCCTACCTCCGTGTAGACGGGAAGACAGGCGACATCTACACCACCGAGATCTCCATTGACCGCGAGACCCTCAGGGACTGCCGGAACCTCTTTGATGATGACAAATGTTACCTGGAGTTCGAGGTGTCCATCACGGACATGGTGAAAGGCATCGGATCAGGGCCTCGCCTCATCGAGGGCCGCATCGAGGTTCTGGACTCCAACGACAACACGCCCCAGTTCTCCTCACCCATTCTCACCCTGTCTATCCCTGAGAACACCCACGTGGGGGCTCTGTTCTCCATCCCCATGGCGACCGATCGTGATGCCGCTAGTAACGGCGTGGCCGAATACTACCTGAGCACGGGACCCGACGCCGAACAGCTCTTTGGACTGCAGGTGGCGGTGGACACGGACGAGAAGGTGCCCCAGCTGGTTGTTAAGGGGAACCTGGACCGTGAGAAGAAGGACTCGTACGACCTAAACATTCGCGTGGTGGACGGTGGGCGGCCGCCCAGGGCCAGCAGCGCCCTGCTGAGGGTGGTCGTCACCGACCAGAACGACAATGCGCCAACGTTTGAGAGGAATCTTTACGATGCTGAGCTGGCGGAGAACAGCCCGCTGGGACACTCGGTGCTGCAG GTCCGCGCCAACGATGCTGACACGGGCACCAATGGCGAGATCGACTACAGCCTGCACCAGATGTCCGAGGCACTCCAGAGACTTCTGCGCATCGACCGTTCCACAGGAATCATCTATGTCAAAGGCATGGTGGACCGTGAGGAGGAGAACATTCTCAAGTTCTTCGTTGTGGCCAAAGACCGCGGGCCGAACTCTAAGAGCTCCAAAGTCCTGGTGACCGTCAAGGTCCGGGACCAGAATGACAATGCTCCCACTATCGAGATCCGCGGCATTGGCCTAGTAACTCACCAGGATGGAATCGCCAACATCTCAGAGGACATGCCGGTGGGCACCGCTGTGGCGTTGGTCCAAGTGTCGGACCGTGACGAGGGGGAGAATGCGGTGGTGACATGTGTGGTAGCCGGCGATGTCCCATTCCAGTTACAGCCTTTGGGTGAGTCCAGCAATGACCGTAAAAGGAAATACTTCCTGCAAACCACCACGCTGCTGGATTACGAGCGAGTGAAGGATTACAGGATTGAGATCGTGGCAGTGGATTCCGGCAACCCCGCTCTGTCTAGCACCAACTCCCTAAAAGTGCAGGTCACTGACATAAATGACAACACACCCATCTTCTCCCCAGCCATTGTGGAAGTTGACTTTGCTGAAGGGAACCAGCCTGGTGACAAGGTGCTACAGGTGCTGGCCACTGATGCAGACAGTGGCAGTAATGCTGAGCTGGTCTACAGCATTGTGGAGCGCTCATCCACCACTCTCTTTGAAATTGACGGCAGTAGCGGCCAGATTCGAGTAAAGAACCTGTTGGATCGTGAGGAGATAGAGCGCTACGAGTTTCGTGTGGCGGCAGCCGACAAAGGCGTCCCGAGCAAAACTGGCACAGCAACAGTGATAATTAACATCCTGGACCGGAACGACAATGACCCTAAATTCATGCTGAGCGGTTATAGCTTCTCCGTCATCGAGAACATGCCACCACTCAACCCCGTGGGGGTGGTCACTGTTACAGACATTGACAAGGGCGACAATGCCAGAGTAAAGCTGTTTGTTGAGCCCGACAATGGCAAGTTTGTCATCCAGAATGGCACtggaaacattttgtccaGCATCTCCTTCGATCGAGAGAAGGAAAGCACCTACACCTTCCAATTAAAGGCGGTGGACGCCGGTGACCCACCTCGCTCCTCCTATGTGGGCGTCACCATCAATGTACTGGACGACAACGACAATGCCCCTTATGTCACCACACCTGCCAACTCATCCTACACATACCTGAGCCCTGTCACCCCATTGGAGACCCTCGTGGCGGTAGTGGATGCTGAGGACTTTGATTCCGGACCTAATGCTGAGCTGGACTACACCATCACTGGGGGTAACCCCTATGGACTCTTCCATATTTCGCCCACCACGGGGGAGATCACATTGGCGCAGAAATTCACCGGCAAGCACAACGGGCTGCATCGGCTGGTGGTTCAGGTTCGGGACAAAGGCAAGCCACGCCGTCACACAACCGCGCTGGTACATGTCTTTGTCAATGACACCAAGGGCAATGTGTCATTGGTTGAGGCTCTGGTGGGGCACAGTTTGTACACCCCCCTGGACCGGGACATCGCAGGGGACCCCAACTATGCCCTGGCACAGCGTAGTAACATCCTGTATGGAAGCCTGGCCGGAATCGCCGGTGTTATCATGGTCATTGTGGCCGTGGTGGTCATCCGGCACAGGCTCCAGCAGGACGCAAAGAGCGGCTACCAAGCCGGAAAGAAAGAGAGCAAAGACCTGTATGCCCCCAAGCAAGGACCCAAAAACTCCAAGGGCAAAAAGAGCAAGAAAGGCAAAGCTCCCAAACCGGCCAAACCTCTGGAAGATGATGAGGAGGCCAGCCTCCAGAAGGGCCTCAAGTTCAACCTCATCAACGAAGCCGTAAGCGACAGCCCCCGGATACATCTGCCCCTCAACTACCCGCCGGGTAGCCCCGATCTGGGGCGCCACTATCGCTCTAACTCGCCGCTGCCATCTATCCAACTTCAGCCGCAGTCGCCCTCTGCCTCCAAGAAGCACCAGGCGGTGCAGGACCTCCCTGCTACTAACACCTTCGTGGGCACGGGTGACAACAACTCCACAGGCTCCGACCAATACTCGGATTACAGCTACAAGGCCAACCCGCCCAAATACAGCAGCAAACAG CTGCCACACCGTCGGGTGACTTTCTCTACGGCCAATCAGGCGCAAGACCTGCAGGATGCATCGCAGCACAGCTACTACGACAGCGGGCTGGATGAGTCGGAGACTCCCAGCTCCAAGTCGTCATCCGGGCCTCGGATCGGCCCACTGGCGTTGCCCGAGGACCACTACGAGCGCACCACACCTGACGGCAGCATTGGTGAAATGGAACACCCCGAGAATG